The Starkeya sp. ORNL1 DNA window AGGTCGGAGCGTTCCTCCCGGCCGAGCCGGATGGCGACATCGACATCGCCCGGCATCGGGTCGCCGGGCAGGGCCGGGCTGATGATGACTTCCTGGTCGGGAAAGCGCAGGTGGAAATCCGGCAGACGCGGCACCAGCCACAGCCGGATGAAATAGCGCGATCCCCAGATGTGCAGCGGATGCGCGGCCTGCTGCGCATCCATGTTGCGCGTCGCGCTCTCCAGGCGCCGGAATGAGTCCTGCACCGAGGCGAGATAGGTCCGCCCGTGCTCGGTCAGCCGTACCTCGGTGCCCTCGCGGGCGAACAGCCGGATGCCGAGATGGTCCTCCAGCTTGCGCACCTGCCGGCTGACCGCGCCCGGCGTGACGTTCAGCTCGGCGGCGGCCTTGCTGAAATTCGCGAGCCGGCCGGCCACTTCGAAGGTGCGTACCGCATTGAGGGGAGGCAGGCGCATGCGAGGAGCTTTGAGTTTGAGTCTTTGAGTTTTTCTCAATGACCTCGCACTATAAGTCGTTTGACCCGCTGCGGAAGTCCTTTCTAGATCGCTTTCAATATGAGCCTCGCCGGTCGCCGCGTCAGCGGCGGGATGAGCAGGGCCATGCGGGGAGGATCGATGAGGGCACCAGCGAGGCGCGAACGCCTGCGGGGAATCGCGCGCACGCGGCAGATGTTCGCTGCGGCAATCAAGGAAATTCCGAATGGCTGAACAGGCTCTCGCGGCCAGCGCTCCTCCGCGTATTTTTGCGCCCGCGACCACTCCTGTCATGGGTCCCATCGCCGAACTGGTGCCGGGCCGGCTCTATGCGTTGCAGAACGTGATCGCACTCGACGGGCGCGTCAGCGCCTATCCGGCCGATGCGCGCGGCTACACGGTGTCGAACTGCTATCTGATCAAGGAAGGCGACGATGCCGTGCTGCTGGACAGCGGCTTCACCGCCCATGCGCCGTCGCTGATCGCGCAGATCGGCAGCATCCTTGAACCTGAGGCAACGCTGTCGGTCTATCCACTGCGCATCAACGAATACATGTCGGTGTGCAATGTCGAGGCGATCGCCGCCAACTTCAATGTCATCCAGTGCTATTCGGGCAATGCCGACGCGGCGCTCTGGGTGGATTTCGGCGGGCGCTCGGATGCCGCCGAGCAGAAGCCCTATTCGCTGAAGACCACGCTGGTGGCGCGCAAGCAGACGCTTTTCGTCGGCCGCGACAAGAGCCGCGCCATCGATGCCTTCCAGGCGCCGATCCGGCTGATCGGCACGCGCTGGATTTACGACGGCGCCACCCGCACGCTGTTCACCTCCGACAGCTTCTCCCATGAATGGAGCCAGAGTCCGGCCGGGCCGTGGACCACGTCGGTCGACGACAACACCACGACGCCGGCGCAGTTGCGCAGCTTCCTGCTGAACACCCGCTACTGGTGGCTGGAGGGCGGCGACACCGAATCGCTGCGCAGCAAGCTCGCCGCGGTGTTCGACAAATACGACATCGAGACTATCGCCCCGGGCTATGGCCGCATCCTCACCGGCCGCGACCTCGTCGAGAAGCAGGTCGCCATGTTCGAAGACGTGCTGCGCAACCTCGATCGCGGCGTGGTCGCCCCCCATTATGTCGATCGCGACGAGCTGAGGTGAAAGCCATGTGCGAGCACAACATGGTGCAACGCAAGACGCTGCCGCGCGAACTCGCCGAAGGCGTGTTCTGGCTTGGCGACTGCCTGGAGCAGCGCGCCAACGGCAAGATCTACCACACCTACAACGCCGCCTTCCTGCTGGTCGGCACCGAAGCCTCGATGCTGATAGAGACCGGGCATCCCAAGGATTTCCCGCTGCTCGACAAGCAGATGAAGCAGATCCTCGCGGGTCGCCCGCCGCTCAAATACCTGTTCGTCACGCATCAGGAGACGCCGCATTCCGGCGGGCTCGGCCGGGTGCTCAGCCGCTATCCCGAGGCGGTGCTGTGCGGGGATTTGTGCGACTACCACCTCGCCTTCCCCTGGCTGGAAGGCCGGCTCATGGACATGAAGGGCGGCGACAGCATCGATCTCGGCGGGCGCTCCTTCGTCGCCGTGGAGCCGGTGATCCGCGATCTGCGCACCACATGGTGGGGCTTCGACACCAAGGAGCGGGTGCTGTTCCCGGGCGATGGCTTCGCCTACAGCCACTATCACGAGGACGGCCATTG harbors:
- a CDS encoding LysR substrate-binding domain-containing protein is translated as MRLPPLNAVRTFEVAGRLANFSKAAAELNVTPGAVSRQVRKLEDHLGIRLFAREGTEVRLTEHGRTYLASVQDSFRRLESATRNMDAQQAAHPLHIWGSRYFIRLWLVPRLPDFHLRFPDQEVIISPALPGDPMPGDVDVAIRLGREERSDLSSDLLMHCAVRPMCSPAYLRSSPPLEKPQDLEHHALLQTPGGAEDWNRWYAVTGAPAVPMLHRMTFSSTDIAYSAALDGVGIVLGRRGFFEADQQKGNLVAPFDRFYESQDGFYLSCRNEWPRPLRINRFRNWMMERLSEAQAPPR
- a CDS encoding MBL fold metallo-hydrolase: MCEHNMVQRKTLPRELAEGVFWLGDCLEQRANGKIYHTYNAAFLLVGTEASMLIETGHPKDFPLLDKQMKQILAGRPPLKYLFVTHQETPHSGGLGRVLSRYPEAVLCGDLCDYHLAFPWLEGRLMDMKGGDSIDLGGRSFVAVEPVIRDLRTTWWGFDTKERVLFPGDGFAYSHYHEDGHCGLFAEEAVSLNLPEVSAVFADRALFWTKFTDMNLYADRLQWLVDDLDVRVIAPSHGLPILDPAQTVPKVKEGLLYGSSVPESGTETGLAPPPRELEETARR